The genomic region CGATCTCGTGCTCTCGTTCGAATGTCCAGAGCTTGTCGTTTTCTTTGGCAAGCTCCCAGTCACCCTGGCAGACATGGGGGTTCATCTCATCCATCCCGGCCATGCTTAACAGTTCGCAGAACGGGCAATTACGGACATTGAGCTTGATCAGGTCTTCATTCTCCTCTTTGACCTCAAAATCGAATAACGGACTCAAGACCCAGAACTTGTTTTTGAGTTCCCTGCGGAAAATATCAAAATCAGCCGGGGTCTTAATTCTGGGGACTGCAAGGCCAAGAAAAAATTTGGCTATCCGGATGATGCCCGGAGCGCAAAGCTGCACCGCTTTTTCTTTACCGACAAAAATACGTGCCACCTGAACAAAAATCACAAACGGCGCGATTATCGGCAATACCGCTATGTAACGCAATAGTTTCTTCATTTTTGGCTCCCTCCATC from Pseudomonadota bacterium harbors:
- a CDS encoding L-2-amino-thiazoline-4-carboxylic acid hydrolase encodes the protein WREPKMKKLLRYIAVLPIIAPFVIFVQVARIFVGKEKAVQLCAPGIIRIAKFFLGLAVPRIKTPADFDIFRRELKNKFWVLSPLFDFEVKEENEDLIKLNVRNCPFCELLSMAGMDEMNPHVCQGDWELAKENDKLWTFEREHEIGKGDTFCDHTYKRISS